In Trichomycterus rosablanca isolate fTriRos1 chromosome 5, fTriRos1.hap1, whole genome shotgun sequence, the sequence ttcctctactctgtgcagacgccatcaatcataattgcatcagttatgaggtccctatgctcccgccctgtatgaacaacagccaaacattgttcatgtggctgcccagtccagtcggatggcagagctgagattcaatacgatgtattcgaaatcccagctctggtgtgctagggtgttttaccgctgtgccacctgagcggttgAAATCTGTTGTTTTTGCAATAACAGTCTGGACTGAATTACTTTACACACATAATGTTTTCCATTCATGACCATTACGGACAAGTAGTTACTGGtgacccatgattcatcagttcaagttcgaTACCAtcatggccaattttgtgtctccagttcacttgacttgcacgtctttgtactgtgggaggaaaccggagctcctggagaaaactccacctgggaatcgaacctaggaccttctcactatgaggcgacagtgctacccactgaccaAATGCACCCTTTTATGACATGATAATGCTGAAAGTGTTGACCTTAGTGCCTCTTCAGTTAAATAAGCATTAGCAAGTTGGCACTGATGTTGTACGTATTTGTTAGCACTGTTAGCAATGTGTgctaataattaagagaggtgtccacatactcctGGCcttattgtgtgtatgtgcatcaTGGACAAAGCAGATTTTACATTATTGGTTCCAGTTATTCTGCTGATTTTAACAGCGACGTATCTGTAAAActatttctttctttgtgtGAATATTCGGAGTGGGTGGTTAGATGTGCGCcgtctcttcctcctcctcctcgtgttAGAGAGGATTAGCTGTAGTTTAAATGAGGTTCAGGCTGAGAACAATGACATCTGACAACAGATTACATATCCAGATTATTTTAATCCTTCATCATCCATTTCTGTCAGGCACATCACACCGTCAGAACGATGCTGACCGACTGGGATTAACGTTAAATACACGTACAGCAGAGCTTATAACAGAGACTTTTATACTCGATAATGCTTCAGTATCATGCTGTAATACAAACCAGTTTTCATAAcagttgggacactttctaaagttctgcaattactgactgtagtccatctgtttctctacatgctttgttaccccccttttcatgctgttctttaatggtcaggacccccacaggacccccacagagcaggtattatttaggtgatggatcattctcagcactgcagtgacactgacatggtggtggtgtgttagtgtgtgttgtgctggtatgagtttttaaatactgtgtccactcactgtccactctattagacactcctacctatttggtccaccttgtagatgtaaagtcagagacgatcgctcatctattgagtCATCAATAGATatctgtttgagtcggtcatcttcatcagtggtcacaggacgctgcccacggggcgctgttggctggatatttttggttggtggacaattctcagtccagcagtgacagtgaagtgtttaaaaaaactccagcagcgctgctgtgtctgatccactcataccagcacaacacacactaacacaccaccaccatgtcagtgtcactgcagtgctgagaatcatccaccacctaaataatacctgctctgtgggggtcctgtgggggtcgcaggctaaaaaagcatttagagaaacagatggactacagtcagtaattgtagaactacaaagtgcttctatagtgtagaaacaaggaggtggttttaatgctatggctgaccACCGGTCCTGTAATTAAATTGAAAATCACATTTTAAACAGAATTAAAGACACTGGTGGGATTAAAGGTAAATCATCAGTATGAATTATTCTCTAGACAGAATAAACAGGGGAGGGATGACAGAGAACAAGaggattatttattgttttaaatgaataaataaatctgcaCTGTGCAAATCTGCagaagtgagagagagagagagagagagagagagagagagagagagagagagcaagacgGTGGAAATAAAGTTAGACGACAATCATTCAAGCCCCAAAAGCTTTAGATCAGAATTGATTCTTAAATTCTGAAAGTGGGAAGCGAACTAAAGCACTTTGCTCTTTAATTACAGTTCATTGTAgttaaatatgaataataaaaactatCACAAAGAGAACTTTGGAGTCTGGATGCTGGACTACACCTCTGCTCTCTGGTTCACATCTATAAGAGGACAGACAGAGGTAAGGAGAACTTTAAGAAACACACGTACCAATCACTGTACGATTTGCTCTTCTATACATTTTGGAAACAGTTATGTCAGATGAAGGATATTCTGTACTGTGTTTTAGGGATGAAGTAATGGGTGTGATCAGTCTCTTTGTGGTGCGGTGCAGCTCTATTACTCTGGATCTGAGCCTCCTGTTTTGGTTTGTGATGCTCTGTAAGTTAAGTGTTGCCCCACACATACTGtgagccccactgctgccaggttgccactgctggacccttaacccttaattgctcaaattgtagaCTGTAAGTcaaaattgtaagtcactttggattaaagtgtctgatgtcagacaggatgaacctgagatatttcatgttttatctgctcaatttcatttaatttattaataaacatccattcctgcatttcaggcctgcaacacgttccaaaaaaagttgggacgggggcaatttagggctagtaatgaggtgaaaaaactaaataatgatgtgattccaaacaggtgactgtaatcatggtttggtacaaaagcagaatccaggaaaggctgagagtctctgatgagtaaagatgatcagaggatccagtttgtccacaaatgtgtgagaaaatgattgaaatgtttaaaaacaatgaacctcaaagaaagattggaagggatttgcatgttctccctctacagtgcagaatatcattaaaccattcaaggaatcaggaggaatttcagtgtgtaaaggttgagggtgcgagcttaatctgaacactcgtgatcttccatccctcagacggcgccgcatcaagaacctccactcaacactagctgatataaccacatgggtgagggattagtttatcaaacctttatcgagctctacaatacagagttactgcactaatcatacttaacactttactgtgcaaaaaagaagccttatggtaaccatgtccagaagcggcggcgacttctctgagctcggaggcatctaggatggaccatcacacagtggaaacatgtattgtggtcagatgaatttggaaaaaatggactccgtgtgctccggaccaaagacgaaaaggatccagactgttatcatcaacagaacgagacaaaataaaagctgaaacattaaatcccttggtctcctctgtgccaaaacctcttttaagtggtgaaaaggaacaacaacataaaaagtgataaatgctttactgtcccaactatttttggaatgtgttgcaggcctgaaatgcaggaatggatgtttattaataagtgaaatgaagttgagcagataaaagatgaaatatctcaggttcatcctgtctgacatcaaataaaagtcaaagtcaatgtaagaaactctgtgtgtttttattatttgcattttccatgccgtcccaactttttctgatttggggttataggcaaggcaaggcaagtttatttgtatagcacctttcatacacagtggcaattcaaagtgcttcacataaggaaaaattaaaagtattaaaacattcctgagatctagaacctcagaaagacttcttgcaaacatttagttacaattaagaacatgaaattcaaacaagagagataagcaattaagaacatgaaaactaaaggaaaatatagtaaaatataccctacaatttagagaatataaaattaaaacaagcaaCAAAGACTCATACAGTACtctataaaaaattattaagagcatgaaaaactaaaagaaatatggtaaaatgagggtaatagcaaaatagtaaaatttcgagctcaatcataggcacaagaaaaaagaaaagtttttaacctggatttaaagatttctacatttgcggaacatctaatatctcctgcagtctgttccagttatatgcagcccaacagctaaatgctgcttcaccatgtttagtttggactctgggctcaactagctgacctgagtccatggatctaagagatctactaggtttgtattctataaacatttctgagatgtattctgggccgaacccattcagtgatttatagaccagtagcagcactttaaattctattctgtaactaaccggaagccagtgtagagattttagaactggagtgatgtgctcagttctcttcgtcttagttaaaactctagcagcagcgttctgaatgagctgtaactgtttaatggtctttttgggaagtccagttaagagaccattacaatagtccaccctactggagataaaagcattatACAATAATgagtaaatataaatgaaaaccGTTATGTAGCTCCCATATCAATACATGATGTAACATTCTCTGTACGTTCTCTTCACCTCCTCTAATCAAAGCCCACACCCAGCCTCCACCCTATCTCTCCCTCCCGGTTCAAATCTCTGTGCCCCCTCCATGGCGCTCTCTCCCTGTGTCCCAGGCCGATCTGGGGCCCCTCTTCACCAACTCCAGCCCTTTCTCCTTCACACAGTGcctgctgctcatgcctcctgtAGGACACGACTCCAGACCAGTTCTCCGTGCTACGTTAGGACCGTACTCGGTCACACAGGTACCGAAGATGAGCTTTTAATCACCTGTAGTACTTTgtattttgttgttataataacAGCTCCTGACTTTTCCAGCTTAATCAATATTAATTGCATAAATAAGTTCagttacactgtttttaaaacAGTAAATGATTTAAATTGTTGATAGTTGATGGCCGATTGTGGTTTTATACCTTTTCTTAAGGTTTGATTAGTCAATGCATATCACTGTTTATTGAaggccggtttcctcccacagtccgaaaacatgcagtcgggttaattggagacactgaattgccctaaaggtgaatggttgtgtgtgtgtgtatgtgtggcgccctgtccagtatgttactgtgtgcctttcacccattgaaaagctgggataggctccgtGCACCACACGATTTTGGTCTTGATTTTCTCGCCACCTTGGAGGCAAATTGGCGGATTCGAATCTCAGGGTTCAGATATTGGCTCTCAGTTGCTATGTGGGAATTGCCAAATGATAGTtcaagttcgattttggtttcatcagaccagaaaaTCTTATTTCTCATGgattgagagtcctctaggtgccttttggcaaactccaagcgggctgtcatgtgccttttactgaggagtggcttcagtctggccactctaccatacaggcgtgatttgtggagtgctgcctggacggttgatcttctgataggttctcccatctccacaaggatacgctggagctgtttcagagtgaccctcggtttcctgctcacctccccgATCGCTCAATTTGGCCGGGCGTCCAGGACTAGGAAGacttttggtggttccaaacttcttccatttacaaaTGATGGTGACCACCGTGCTCTTtaggacctgtaaagctgcagcagttgttctgtacccttctccagatttATGccctgacacaatcctgtttctgaggtctgcagatgattcctttgaccccatggcttggagtttgctctgatatgcactgtcaactgtgggaccttatataggcaggtgttggcgatcctcaatcatgtccaatcagttGAATTtagcacaggtggactccagttaaattgtagaaacatctcaagcagtatcagtgaaaacaaaatgcacctcagctcacttttgggtgtcatataaAAGGGTGTCAGACttatgtacatatgatattttacaaatgtctaaaaacctgctttcactttgtcattgtggctattttgtgtagaatttagTGACAAAAATGAACTtagtctattatagaatgagtctgtaatgtaataaaacgtggagagggtgaaaggggtgtgcagacttggCTGTATaagcttttattaaaattactaTAACACTTTTACGTCTCCAGCTTGTCTCTGAGGCCATCGCTCCTCTGTCTGCACCTCTTGTGGCGGTCCTGCTCTCTAAAACGATGGTGAGAGAACGGGAGTCTAAACAAGAAGCGAGAGCGAAGGTGCGAGTGCTGTTTTACATAAGGGGCGACACGAGAAGTGGACGATGTGTGACCCTTCATGCTTTCAAGCAGACCGAGGAGCACAAATCATCTTGCATCACTCAGGTACTACGATTCTGTATGGTATTACGATTCTCTGATTGTTTTTTATGTTCTAATGTTTTTCTTTGGTGCCGTCTCTGCTCAAAGCCTCCTCTCGGACTGTGCGTGGTTTCCATGATGTTACCCAGCGACTGGTTCAAGCCCGATGGGTCCGTCCAGCTGGATCAGGACCAAAGCTTCAGACATCACCAGGACAGAATCCGATCTCGCACCCACGGTCCATGGTGGAAAAACATCCCTGAGTCTCTAAGGGCCAAACCTGAAATCAGTCGTGATAAGATTCAGCtctactcctcctcctcctcttcattTGGGATTGTGACCAATCCTGAAAACTCGCCGAGTAGATGTGTGGGTGACAGATCTGAGCAGTCACAGAGAAATCTGTATTATATTGGTTCGCTGCCGCTTTCGGATCAAGCAGCCAGAGACGACAGGACAGAAAAAGAATTTTCCTGCTCAGGGGAGCTACAAGAGGATGAGATATGGTTGAATCCCAATGTGCTGATGTACTATAACAGTGGGCCAGTGCGAGCTGGACAACCAGTCGGAGTGACATTAAATCTAAGGGCCAATTTTAGTGCGGATTTTTTCATTGTGAGGTAAAATTAATGATCTTATATTAAGTGAATAAGTAATTAGAAATCCAGCCAATGTTATGAtgctatttacttttatttattttttgttcagACTTCGAGTGAAGAAACGATTACTGTCAGTGCAAGCCCAGCCTACCATGAGCGCTGACCAGTGGACCGTCAAAGTGAGGACAACGTCAGGGTCCAAACACAACACGTTTTCCATAATCTGTCACAGAACTGGTACAATTCTGGAACAAACTGGGTAGGATTTTGTATTAATCGTCTCAGCACCAAAACTCCAAAAGCTCTTCCTTGGCTAAATATGTACCTCACCTACATATGTGTGTAATGGACGCTGATATGAGATATAAAACAAGTTATTCATGTGCTACTCTATACTCTAATAtagacactgatcagccgtaacaattactgactgtagtccatctgtttctctacatgctttgttagcacccttttactctgttcttcaatgatcaggacccccacagagcaggtattatttaggtggtggatcattctcagcactgcagtgacactgacatggtggtggtgtgttagtgtgtgttgtgctggttgagtttttaaatatcgtgtccactcactgtccactctattagacactcctacctagttggtccaccatgtagatgtaaagtcagtggTCACATCagtttatcagtggtcacaggacgctgcccacggggcgctgttggctggatatttttggttggtggactattctcagtccagcagtgacagtgaggtgtttaaaaactccatcagcgctgctgtgtctgatccactcataccagcacaacacacactaacacaccaccaccatgtcagtgtcactgcagtgctgagaatcatccaccacctaaataatacctgctctgtgggggtcctgtgggggtcctgaccattgaagaacagcataaaaggggggtaacaaagcatgtagagaaacagatggactacagtcagtaattgtagaacaacaaagtgcttctatatggtaggtgttatggttgatcggtgtatattatgtgtataatatataaccTCACCACACCTCACTATGGTGTGATGCTATGGAGCTATAGTGTCAGTAagaatcttttttttctgtttattccTTTATGTACTCGTTTAGCACTTCAGTACTGCGGCAGGTGGCTTGCCTCTCAGTTCAGTGCTTACGCAGAAGCTTCGGAGTCGCTATGACTGTCGCAGTTAACTGGTGGGTGGAGTACACCATGCAGGACAGACTGGTTTCTCTACATGGGCCAGTTACGACTCTTTTCTCTTTTACGGACAGAGACGTAGTGGGTATAGCACCCATTACAGGGGTGAGTGACCTGTGCAGCATGCTGGGTAAAATAATGAGTGTAcgctggattacaggcatacaGTCATGTGCAAAGGTTTGGACTTCCAGGTCAAATTCCATGTTCTAAGCGAAAATAAGTCAACATTTTACTGCACTTTTACGTACACGTTTACTGAATGTAACATATTAAAAAGACATAAAATGTGGCATGAGCAAACATGAtggcatatttaatatttttcttttttatttgctgaatttaTCATATTTGAAGctgtccccaaccttttttgcaccacagaccggtttcatataagatataacttCACGGACTGGCGGAGGCGAGAGGATTTAATACAGAGTAACTACAGagtggaaaatcagtgtgaatcctgagctttttaagctgcaacgagacgctgctcccacctagtggtgattgggaacaataacacctgaagagttttggaaatgtaattgctcttgtagctctaattatttattctttctgtgcagcccggtaatTAATGACCCATGGGCCGGTAAAAAATTTAAAGACAAAGATCAAGTATTTAAgaaatttctctttaaaaacataaaaaagatcAAGTATTACTTaacagtataaaataataatagtataaaaaATAGTGAATAGTATAAAAAAGATcccatatttaatatttgttttttaactttaaaagaaaaagattCAGTATTTAAcaaaggttttgttttgtttgtacaccacaaacaaaacaaaacctttgTTAAATACTgaatctttttctttttaacaaaaaaatcaagtaaacaacaaatgtttattattttttttttttaaacaatgatttcaattattaaaaatatgctGCTTATCAAATTGACACTTGGGGTTAATTTCACTAATCACATACACACCGTagcatatttttaataattgaaatcattgtttaaaaaaaaacaaaaaaaaacatttgttgttTACTTGATTTTTTTGTTAGAAGTAGTTTGTTTCTATGCAAAACATAGAATAAATTAGGAAGGGGgaggggggtgaatactttttcacatcaCTGTGGATCTGACTGTGGCCAGGCCTGGAGAGTCCACGGTAAGAAACAAGTGCCGTTCTTGAGGTTTTTAACTATTATTTTAACAGTAACAACAATAATGTTGTGTTAAGTGACATTGTTAAAAGTAAAACTGATTGTTTTTGAAGGCCTGTATTATTATTCATACATCAACAGAGTAACACCATAATTAACACAGCCATCTTGACCGGCCAACCAGTTTCCCTCCACGTTCTTGTACTGGGAGTTGGGCAGGATGGGAAGGTAACAGATATTACTATGGCGGTGAAGTGCCAATCGGCCAGTGAAGACATTGTGAAGGTAAAgtgaattttattattaattattactttaaatgttattatgtgagtgttagccaaaacattagaaccatccGCTAAAAGTACTAATGGCAACAGCTACTGTAAGAATGATGGATGTTACAGTCAGAGATATATAAGATGTTgggatggtgatgatgatggtagtgtggtatgtgtgtgaatgcagCATTATGAAGCATTATAAAGACCTGAGTAACTTGATAGGAGCAAAACCACCATGGCCGTACGACTGGGTCCAAATATCCTAAAGCAGCAAGAGACGCTCATGGCCAGTCATGGACAAACCACATACAGGGCGCCGACCAGCCAAGACTCATAATGAATTTCTTGTGTTCTATCATGGTGCTGTTTCTTCTCAGGTGTCGAGCGATTGCTCTGCTGTTTTCGTCGATGGGACCGAGTCGGTGGCAGGCGGTACCTGTGCAGTGGTGGAGTTTTCTTTAGGAAGGCTTAGCAACTCTTTATGTCTGACGGTTTGGGCTCCAGTTGTTCCTCTCCGAATATCTCTGTCCGACCCCGTCCTAAGCCCTATCAGTGGCTGGAGCTACTACACAAGCAGCAGGTAAAATCAGCCAGCTGAAAGTACCCCTACATCCAAATTTGATGTTTAGTGAGTTAGTAAACTGTGAAACACTTGTgtcatttcagtacagtacagggcctaatgtatgtagacaccagagATGTCATCATGTATATGTTTGTTGGTGTTTTTCCTCTTCATTATTTTAGATGTTCTCCGGTCTATCAGCGGTCCAACATACAGGTTCTAGCACAGTTCAGCGCCCAACCACTAGGTCACAGAGGAGAGCCGACGTTTATGCTCGGATCAGCTGATCTGTTTGTAGATGTGACAGACCTGGTGCGTGATTGGTTAAGGGTAGAGAACCCCCGTGTTGCAGCACTTTATCAGCAAAGTTATCTGATGGGATTGGAGCCTGGAGTTACGTCACTAAACGTAAGATTCTGAATAAACGAGTGATAATGTTTCACTAAATATAATCACGTGGTTTCAAATGTTCAAATCTTTTTAAATAACTGATCATATATGTTAACTTGTTATTGTTAAGAATCTCGCAGTAAAAACTGATTCTTGGAGTATTGATGACCCAGATCAGGGGCGTCAAACTCAGCATCAGCactatggtggccctcaaagggccgattgtaacgtgtCCTGATTGAAGTCTGCAttttaattcttggacaatttgttgtatTTCTTAGAGGCTAAATTTAGCACACTAAATTTAAATTTCTTTTTGAAGAATtattgggattatttgtagatATTCCTCAACATCAacccgcctcagttaaacgctggtgtggaaacactgccatctagtggcggtcACTTCACGAGTCCCAAAATCAACATTCATTgtaggagatgcagtttatgtaggattttacagagtattttaagacaatcgcacgtcttttaagctctcacgggccacataaaatgacctcgcgggccttgagtttgacacatgtgaccTAGGGTCAGTCtcaaaacctagtaagctgTCATCAAACTTTAGAATCAGATTATTGCGACGCTCTAATTACGACTCTCCCCACTCACCGGCGCAGTTttagctaactaagctaacagagtTAGCCTCAGGTCATTCAAACCAGCGAGCTGAGGCGATATAACCCGCTAGCATGGCTGCTAACATCCACGTGTAATTTTCAGTAATTTTCTAGCAGCTAATCTAGCTAGACTTGTGCTAATGTTACCAGTCAGTAAGTTTTTTTTTGAAGATGGAATGACAAGCTTTAAATTTTGGCAtgtttattcgcttttttattCGCACTTTGAACTGCTGCTGTATGAAATGTgctatagaaaaaaaatattattattattactcttattatttGCAGAGCTCCATACGAATAATCAGCTTAACGAGCCCGAGGCTCATAAAGAAAAAGTTGTAGTCTCAGTCTGGAGTTGATATTGCaggacttttttttaattattggtcTGAATGAACCTACTAAAGCATTTTGAATTCACAGAGCAGTTGTGTACTTCTGTTTCCCTTCACTTCTTCTTTCTCAGGTGATATCGAGTCAGTGGGATGGCGTGCTTGGCAGTGCCCGTGTAATTGTGACCTCTGAACCTGTAGCTCCTTCTGACCTTTCAGTTCAGTTAGTGGGCGGTCTCGGTCTGTCAGTCATCGCAAGTCCTTCCCATCCGTCGGTCATCACAGCGGCTGTGACATCTCATAACACGCTTTATAACCACGGCCAGGTAAGAACTTCTGAGTTACAGAATGTgacgtttttgtttttttgttatgtGTTGCTTTTGGTGGGCTTAGCCCTGTGTTCATTGCTAGTCTTTTGGGAGTAGACTTCTGCTCCACCCGTTCCATAAAATTGCTCACCTGTACTTTCTTACTGTCCAACAGGAAGCCGCTATCAGTATCTGGCTACAGTTCAGTGACGACTCTGCCGTACCGCTCTCGGCATTCGGCAGCGTCCCTTTCTCTCCACGTCTGTCCTCACTGGCTGAATCTGTGGTTGCCGTATCATCCCAGCGTGTCCTAGCACGAGGTGATGGTGGAGGCCCTCTTGTGAAAGCAGAGCTTC encodes:
- the tmem132a gene encoding transmembrane protein 132A, with translation MGVISLFVVRCSSITLDLSLLFWFVMLSHTQPPPYLSLPVQISVPPPWRSLPVSQADLGPLFTNSSPFSFTQCLLLMPPVGHDSRPVLRATLGPYSVTQLVSEAIAPLSAPLVAVLLSKTMVRERESKQEARAKVRVLFYIRGDTRSGRCVTLHAFKQTEEHKSSCITQPPLGLCVVSMMLPSDWFKPDGSVQLDQDQSFRHHQDRIRSRTHGPWWKNIPESLRAKPEISRDKIQLYSSSSSSFGIVTNPENSPSRCVGDRSEQSQRNLYYIGSLPLSDQAARDDRTEKEFSCSGELQEDEIWLNPNVLMYYNSGPVRAGQPVGVTLNLRANFSADFFIVRLRVKKRLLSVQAQPTMSADQWTVKVRTTSGSKHNTFSIICHRTGTILEQTGTSVLRQVACLSVQCLRRSFGVAMTVAVNWWVEYTMQDRLVSLHGPVTTLFSFTDRDVVGIAPITGSNTIINTAILTGQPVSLHVLVLGVGQDGKVTDITMAVKCQSASEDIVKVSSDCSAVFVDGTESVAGGTCAVVEFSLGRLSNSLCLTVWAPVVPLRISLSDPVLSPISGWSYYTSSRCSPVYQRSNIQVLAQFSAQPLGHRGEPTFMLGSADLFVDVTDLVRDWLRVENPRVAALYQQSYLMGLEPGVTSLNVISSQWDGVLGSARVIVTSEPVAPSDLSVQLVGGLGLSVIASPSHPSVITAAVTSHNTLYNHGQEAAISIWLQFSDDSAVPLSAFGSVPFSPRLSSLAESVVAVSSQRVLARGDGGGPLVKAELLVSTCDAGGTKRLAKGSGWIRVNLDSDLWSPSSEDSNFEITDTPDTLVDQYYTFGYERATLGFTNDYDFNTDNEINGRNDLERAASTSTYKETAVYFSPEMEKENAGEKTDHQEPGLGVGAVCALVCLSALLFLVNFVPCALRKRQQVRKQKIEDDGCTGEEKENKNRYYQQDRRR